A single region of the Pseudomonas solani genome encodes:
- a CDS encoding crotonase/enoyl-CoA hydratase family protein, with product MTQPVWNHVDLSYDGAIATVRLNRPDKHNSISAQLLLELIACGEFLKRDRAVRAVILAGNGPSFCSGMDLKDIVTGSPLKKIMALLPLWKPSINRYQKVSLVWRSLSVPVIAAIHGNCFGAGLQIALGADIRVAAPTAQLSIMESQWGLVPDMGGTVLLRELLPKDVAMELTFSGRIIDATQAHQLGLVTHLADDPLAQARALCLEFAQQSPDALAAAKHLLIGAWSTSESAALGQERLWQRRVIGRRNQATAVKRRLQKSQDAYRERTW from the coding sequence GTGACCCAGCCCGTGTGGAACCATGTAGACCTGAGCTATGACGGCGCCATCGCCACCGTGCGCCTGAACCGCCCCGACAAGCACAACTCGATCAGTGCCCAGCTGTTGCTGGAACTGATCGCCTGCGGCGAATTCCTCAAGCGCGACCGGGCCGTGCGCGCGGTGATCCTGGCCGGCAACGGCCCGTCCTTCTGCTCCGGCATGGACCTCAAGGACATCGTCACCGGCAGCCCGCTGAAGAAGATCATGGCCCTCCTGCCGCTGTGGAAGCCCAGCATTAACCGATACCAGAAGGTCTCGCTGGTGTGGCGCTCGCTGAGCGTCCCAGTCATCGCCGCCATCCACGGCAACTGCTTCGGCGCCGGCCTGCAGATCGCCCTGGGCGCCGACATCCGCGTCGCCGCGCCCACCGCCCAGCTGTCCATCATGGAATCCCAATGGGGCCTGGTTCCGGACATGGGCGGCACCGTGCTGTTGCGTGAGCTGCTGCCCAAGGACGTGGCGATGGAGCTGACGTTCTCCGGGCGCATCATCGACGCCACGCAGGCCCACCAGCTGGGCCTGGTCACCCACCTGGCCGACGACCCGCTGGCGCAGGCCCGCGCGCTTTGCCTGGAATTCGCCCAGCAATCGCCGGATGCACTGGCCGCCGCCAAGCACCTGCTGATCGGCGCCTGGAGCACCTCGGAATCGGCTGCCCTGGGGCAGGAGCGGTTGTGGCAGCGGCGGGTGATCGGTCGCAGGAACCAGGCCACCGCCGTGAAGCGCCGCTTGCAGAAATCCCAGGACGCGTACCGGGAGCGGACCTGGTGA
- a CDS encoding OsmC domain/YcaO domain-containing protein, protein MEIKVNFLDNLRLEAKFDDFTVIADQPIRYKGDGSAPGPFDYFLASSALCAAYFVKLYCQTRNIPTENIRLSQNNIVDPENRYQQIFKIQVELPADIAEKDRLGILRSIDRCTVKKVVQQGPEFVIEEVENLDADAQALLIPSSSEQSTYIAGKDLPLEETIANMSGILASLGMKIEIASWRNIVPNVWSLHIRDAASPMCFTNGKGATKESALASALGEFIERLNCNFFYNDQFWGEDIANADFVHYPNERWFKPGPKDALPAEILDAHCLEIYNPDGELRGSHLYDTNSGNTVRGICSLPFVRQSDGETVYFPSNLIENLYLSNGMSAGNTLVEAQVQCLSEIFERAVKREILEGEMALPDVPQAVLEKYPSILAGIRGLEEQGFPVLVKDASLGGEFPVMCVTLMNPRTGGVFASFGAHPSFEVALERSLTELLQGRSFEGLNDLPQPTFEGHAVTEPNNFVEHFIDSSGVVSWRFFSAKADFEFVEWDFSGQGEDSNAEEAATLFGILEDMGKEVYVATYDDLGANACRILVPGYSEIYPVEDLIWDNTNKALLFRADILNLHSLPDRGLKSLLKNLNNTEVDDYTDITTLIGVEFDDNTVWGQLTILELKLLIHLALKKFEDAKELVEAFLQYNDNTVERGLFYQALNAALEVTLDDDLEMDDYEANFRRMFGNPRMDAVLGSLDGSVRFYGLTPTSMKLEGLDRHQRLVESYKKLHAARARAAAK, encoded by the coding sequence ATGGAAATCAAGGTCAACTTTCTCGACAACCTTCGTCTCGAAGCCAAGTTCGACGACTTCACGGTCATCGCCGACCAACCGATCCGCTACAAGGGCGACGGTTCGGCACCGGGGCCGTTCGACTACTTCCTGGCCTCCTCGGCCCTGTGCGCGGCGTACTTCGTGAAGCTGTACTGCCAGACGCGCAACATCCCCACCGAGAACATCCGGCTGTCGCAGAACAACATCGTCGACCCGGAAAACCGCTACCAGCAGATCTTCAAGATCCAGGTCGAGCTGCCGGCGGACATCGCCGAGAAGGACCGCCTCGGCATCCTCCGCTCCATCGACCGCTGCACCGTGAAGAAGGTGGTGCAGCAGGGCCCCGAGTTCGTCATCGAAGAGGTGGAGAACCTCGACGCCGACGCCCAGGCCCTGCTGATCCCGAGCAGCAGCGAGCAGAGCACCTACATCGCCGGCAAGGACCTGCCGCTGGAAGAAACCATCGCCAACATGTCCGGCATCCTCGCCAGCCTGGGCATGAAGATCGAGATCGCCTCATGGCGCAACATCGTGCCCAACGTCTGGTCGCTGCACATTCGCGACGCCGCCTCGCCGATGTGCTTCACCAACGGCAAGGGCGCCACCAAGGAAAGCGCCCTGGCCTCCGCGCTGGGCGAGTTCATCGAGCGGCTTAACTGCAATTTCTTCTACAACGACCAGTTCTGGGGCGAGGACATCGCCAACGCCGACTTCGTCCACTACCCCAACGAGCGCTGGTTCAAGCCGGGCCCGAAGGACGCGCTGCCCGCCGAGATCCTCGACGCCCACTGCCTGGAAATCTACAACCCGGACGGCGAGCTGCGCGGCTCGCACCTGTACGACACCAACTCCGGCAACACCGTGCGCGGCATCTGCTCGCTGCCCTTCGTGCGGCAGTCGGATGGCGAGACGGTGTACTTCCCGTCCAACCTGATCGAGAACCTCTACCTCAGCAACGGCATGAGCGCCGGCAACACCCTGGTCGAAGCCCAGGTGCAGTGCCTGTCGGAAATCTTCGAGCGCGCGGTGAAGCGCGAAATCCTCGAAGGCGAGATGGCCCTGCCGGACGTGCCCCAAGCCGTGCTGGAGAAGTACCCCTCCATCCTCGCCGGCATCCGTGGGCTGGAAGAGCAAGGCTTCCCCGTGCTGGTGAAGGACGCCTCCCTGGGCGGTGAATTCCCGGTGATGTGCGTCACCCTGATGAACCCACGCACCGGCGGCGTGTTCGCCTCCTTCGGCGCCCACCCCAGCTTCGAAGTGGCGCTGGAGCGCAGCCTCACCGAGCTGCTCCAGGGCCGCAGCTTCGAAGGCCTCAACGACCTGCCGCAGCCGACCTTCGAAGGCCACGCGGTGACCGAGCCGAACAACTTCGTCGAGCACTTCATCGACTCCAGCGGCGTGGTGTCGTGGCGCTTCTTCAGCGCCAAGGCCGATTTCGAGTTCGTCGAGTGGGACTTCTCCGGCCAGGGCGAAGACAGCAACGCCGAGGAAGCCGCCACCCTGTTCGGCATCCTCGAGGACATGGGCAAGGAAGTGTACGTGGCCACCTACGACGACCTCGGCGCCAACGCCTGTCGCATCCTGGTGCCGGGCTACTCGGAGATCTACCCGGTGGAGGACCTGATCTGGGACAACACCAACAAGGCGCTGCTGTTCCGTGCGGACATCCTCAACCTGCACAGCCTGCCCGACCGTGGCCTGAAGTCCCTGCTGAAGAACCTCAACAACACCGAGGTCGACGACTACACCGACATCACCACGCTGATCGGCGTCGAGTTCGACGACAACACCGTCTGGGGCCAGCTGACCATCCTCGAGCTGAAGCTGCTGATCCACCTGGCGCTGAAGAAGTTCGAAGACGCCAAGGAGCTGGTGGAAGCCTTCCTGCAATACAACGACAACACCGTCGAGCGCGGGCTGTTCTACCAGGCCCTGAACGCGGCGCTGGAAGTGACCCTGGACGACGACCTGGAGATGGACGACTACGAAGCCAACTTCCGCCGCATGTTCGGCAACCCGCGCATGGACGCGGTGCTGGGCTCGCTGGATGGCAGCGTGCGCTTCTACGGCCTGACGCCCACCAGCATGAAGCTGGAAGGCCTCGACCGGCACCAACGCCTGGTGGAGAGCTACAAGAAGCTCCACGCCGCGCGGGCCAGGGCAGCAGCCAAGTAA
- a CDS encoding AraC family transcriptional regulator translates to MTILPEMQLEGLATGDLLSQVLAQIRLTGDRVYSSAPGSGERLALDSNSAHICVLQQGRLHIRCTSQPAVTVEQGDILLLPHDPSELSITAIDGPATVIICRFWFDAGSFQAMLFALPWLIHIRQTDAAAWSEGLMHFMLLEAHDVQPGGALMISRLIDLTVIRILRTWVQQGAASGWLGGLADARIARVLRAIHEQPGQQWRIDALAELAGMSRSSFCERFSVLVGRSPLRYQNEWRLTLAKTMLARHDSRIGEIGFAIGYESEAAFSRAYKAFFGRSPRDDLNARGGAEGKDA, encoded by the coding sequence TTGACCATTCTTCCGGAAATGCAGTTGGAGGGTCTCGCCACCGGGGACCTGCTCTCCCAGGTGCTGGCGCAGATCCGCCTGACCGGCGACCGCGTCTATTCCTCCGCGCCGGGCAGCGGGGAGCGCCTGGCGCTGGACAGCAACAGCGCCCACATCTGCGTGCTGCAGCAGGGGCGCCTGCACATCCGCTGCACCAGCCAGCCGGCGGTGACGGTGGAGCAGGGCGACATCCTCCTGCTGCCCCACGACCCGTCGGAGTTGAGCATCACCGCAATCGACGGGCCGGCGACCGTGATCATCTGCCGTTTCTGGTTCGACGCCGGCAGCTTCCAGGCCATGCTCTTCGCCCTGCCGTGGCTGATCCACATTCGCCAGACGGACGCGGCGGCCTGGTCCGAGGGGCTGATGCACTTCATGCTGCTGGAAGCCCATGACGTCCAGCCCGGCGGCGCCTTGATGATCTCGCGCCTGATCGACCTCACCGTCATCCGCATCCTGCGCACCTGGGTGCAGCAGGGCGCCGCCTCCGGCTGGCTGGGCGGCCTCGCCGATGCGCGCATCGCCCGGGTGCTGCGGGCCATTCACGAGCAGCCCGGGCAGCAATGGCGCATCGACGCCCTCGCCGAGCTGGCCGGCATGTCGCGCTCCAGCTTCTGCGAGCGCTTCAGCGTGCTGGTGGGGCGTTCGCCCTTGCGCTACCAGAACGAATGGCGGCTGACCCTGGCGAAAACCATGCTGGCCCGGCACGACAGCCGCATCGGCGAGATCGGCTTTGCCATCGGCTACGAATCCGAAGCCGCCTTCAGCCGCGCCTACAAAGCCTTCTTCGGCCGCTCGCCGCGGGATGACCTGAATGCGCGGGGTGGGGCGGAGGGGAAGGACGCCTAG
- a CDS encoding hydroxymethylglutaryl-CoA reductase — protein sequence MSRGAPIPRNPENDYSNEQAGVRRDFIKAQTGAALDVVGQYAIDPAVTQGNIENFIGVVQMPLGLAGPLRIEGEHARGDFYVPMATTEGTLLASYSRGMRAISASGGVKTTVVKHSMQRAPVFMFEDALQAREFGVWLVREFEAIKAASETTTRSGKLFEIEQYPVANMLYTRFCYTTGDAAGQNMTSKATYAACEWIKANHPLQPRYILSGAIDTDKKHSAMNMIQTRGKRVIAEFTLKREVAHELLRVDPANLYRYRQIAAVGAFQAGSAYSGAHSANGLAALYIATGQDAANVAESHGGITYGQLLDNGDYYWSVTLPAVICATHGGGTGLPTQRECLELLGCYGTGKADKLAEIIAAVVLAGDVSLTSAILAGDWVSSHEALGRNR from the coding sequence ATGTCCAGAGGCGCCCCGATTCCCCGCAACCCCGAGAACGATTACTCCAACGAGCAGGCCGGCGTGCGCCGCGACTTCATCAAGGCGCAGACCGGCGCCGCGCTGGATGTGGTGGGCCAGTACGCCATCGACCCGGCCGTCACCCAGGGCAATATCGAGAACTTCATCGGCGTGGTGCAGATGCCCCTGGGGCTGGCCGGCCCGCTGCGCATCGAGGGCGAGCACGCGCGCGGCGACTTCTACGTGCCCATGGCCACCACCGAAGGCACCTTGCTGGCCAGCTACAGCCGGGGCATGCGCGCCATCAGCGCTTCCGGCGGGGTGAAGACCACGGTGGTCAAGCACTCCATGCAGCGGGCGCCGGTGTTCATGTTCGAGGATGCCTTGCAGGCCCGTGAGTTCGGCGTCTGGCTGGTGCGCGAGTTCGAGGCGATCAAGGCGGCCAGCGAAACCACCACCCGCAGCGGCAAGCTGTTCGAGATCGAGCAGTACCCGGTGGCCAACATGCTCTACACCCGCTTCTGCTACACCACCGGCGATGCCGCCGGGCAGAACATGACCAGCAAGGCCACCTACGCCGCCTGCGAGTGGATCAAGGCCAACCACCCGCTGCAGCCGCGCTACATCCTCTCCGGCGCCATCGATACCGACAAGAAGCACTCGGCGATGAACATGATCCAGACCCGTGGCAAACGGGTGATCGCCGAGTTCACCCTCAAGCGCGAGGTGGCCCACGAGCTGCTGCGCGTCGACCCCGCCAACCTCTACCGCTACCGGCAGATCGCCGCCGTGGGCGCCTTCCAGGCCGGCTCGGCGTACAGCGGCGCGCACTCGGCCAACGGCCTGGCGGCGCTGTACATCGCCACCGGGCAGGATGCCGCCAACGTCGCCGAATCCCACGGCGGCATCACCTACGGCCAGTTGCTGGACAACGGCGACTACTACTGGTCGGTGACCCTGCCCGCGGTCATCTGCGCCACCCACGGCGGCGGCACCGGCCTGCCGACTCAGCGCGAATGCCTGGAACTGCTGGGCTGCTACGGAACCGGCAAGGCGGACAAGCTGGCGGAGATCATCGCTGCGGTGGTGCTGGCGGGGGACGTGTCGCTGACCTCGGCCATATTGGCCGGTGACTGGGTCAGCAGCCACGAGGCGCTGGGGCGCAACCGCTGA
- the cobF gene encoding precorrin-6A synthase (deacetylating), with amino-acid sequence MKKLLVIGIGAGDPDYITLQAVKALNQVDVFFILDKGNSKDKLIHLRREICERYISGRDYRFVEAGSPERERGGEYDAAVKDLNLAKQQVFERLIGEELGEGECGAFLVWGDPSLYDSTLRILQAILRDGRLAFEYEVIPGISSIQALAARHKVPLNRIGRSIEITTGRRLAEGFPSNVDSVVVMLDAEDTYTRLDAPDLYIYWGAYVGTPDEILIAGKLKDVAADIARTRQQAREANGWIMDTYLLRRGDDEGV; translated from the coding sequence ATGAAGAAACTACTGGTCATCGGCATCGGGGCGGGCGATCCCGACTACATCACCCTGCAGGCCGTGAAGGCGCTCAACCAGGTCGATGTGTTCTTCATCCTCGACAAGGGCAACAGCAAGGACAAGCTCATCCACCTGCGCCGGGAAATCTGCGAGCGCTACATCAGCGGGCGCGACTACCGCTTCGTCGAGGCGGGCAGCCCAGAGCGCGAGCGCGGCGGCGAGTACGACGCGGCCGTCAAGGACCTGAACCTGGCCAAGCAGCAGGTGTTCGAGCGGCTGATCGGCGAGGAGCTGGGGGAGGGGGAGTGCGGCGCCTTCCTGGTCTGGGGCGACCCGTCGCTCTACGACAGCACCCTGCGCATCCTGCAGGCGATCCTCCGGGACGGGCGGCTGGCGTTCGAGTACGAGGTCATCCCCGGCATCAGCAGCATCCAGGCGCTGGCTGCCCGTCACAAGGTGCCGCTGAACCGCATCGGCCGGTCCATCGAGATCACCACCGGCCGGCGCCTCGCCGAGGGCTTCCCCAGCAACGTCGACAGCGTGGTGGTGATGCTCGACGCGGAAGACACCTACACCCGCCTCGACGCCCCCGACCTGTACATCTACTGGGGCGCCTACGTGGGCACGCCGGATGAAATCCTCATCGCCGGCAAGCTCAAGGACGTGGCCGCCGACATCGCCCGCACCCGCCAGCAGGCGCGCGAGGCCAACGGCTGGATCATGGACACCTACCTGCTGCGCCGGGGGGATGACGAAGGGGTGTGA